A region from the Pelobates fuscus isolate aPelFus1 chromosome 1, aPelFus1.pri, whole genome shotgun sequence genome encodes:
- the KANSL2 gene encoding KAT8 regulatory NSL complex subunit 2 isoform X1 yields MNRIRIHVLPTSRGRLTPVSRTQEPLSCSFAHRPCTQARLEGYEFCIKHILEDKQAPFKQCSYVSTKNGRRCSNAAPKPEKKDGISYCAEHARRNALAIQAQMKKSNPGPTSESLLYQLSAYSRSELGTQAQDNSRSEASRILDEDSLSDSEQDTVTVDQTWRGDLDSEADSLDSDQEDPLKHAGVYTAEEVTLIMREKLIRLQSLYIDQFKRLQHLLKEKKRNYLHSLKAENETIGSSLLTGPEGLSSKERETLRKLKALRRYRRRFGVEALLHRQLKERRLLATDGASQQAHTTRSSQRCLAFVDEIRCSNTSLPMTRHCLSHICQDSNQVLFRLCAGSEEVPCNKPQPVSLSEEPRCPLHYRLPSPMYKSEPVLTVPVQMDVAPVELYMSAAELQPTENLPLEFSDDLDVVGDGMQCPPSPLLFDPSADLAVKDISRAPLDILAEESQRTPGNQSLLTAQSLERSGQSHMQTDGASSLLLADRSSDHLLSPVFSTPNGNVDSSSFT; encoded by the exons ATGAATAGGATACGGATCCATGTTTTGCCCACAAGCAGGGGCCGATTGACCCCTGTCTCCAGAACTCAGGAACCTTTGTCTTGCTCATTTGCACACCGACCATGCACTCAGGCCAGGTTGGAGGGCTATGAATTCTGCATCAAACACATTCTTGAAGACAAACAAGCCCCTTTCAAACAGTGTAGCTATGTTTCCACCAAGAATGGTCGTCGCTGTTCCAATGCTGCTCCTAAGCCTGAGAAAAAGGATGG AATATCCTACTGTGCAGAGCATGCACGCAGGAATGCATTGGCCATTCAGGCCCAAATGAAAAAGTCCAATCCTGGACCAACCAGTGAGTCTCTCTTATACCAGTTAAGTGCTTATTCTCGTAGTGAACTTGGTACACAGGCACAGGACAACAGCAGAAGTGAGGCCAGCAGGATTCTTG ATGAAGACAGCCTAAGTGACAGTGAACAGGACACTGTAACAGTAGACCAGACGTGGAGGGGGGATCTAGACAGTGAAGCTGACAGTCTGGACAGTGATCAGGAAGACCCTCTGAA GCATGCTGGGGTATATACAGCTGAAGAAGTGACTCTTATAATGCGTGAGAAGTTAATTCGTCTTCAGTCTTTGTATATCGACCAATTCAAGCGGTTGCAGCAtttacttaaagaaaaaaaacggaATTACTTGCACAGTTTGAAAGCTGAAAATGAAACTATTG GGAGCAGCCTTCTTACTGGTCCAGAGGGTCTTTCTTCTAAAGAACGTGAGACGCTTAGAAAGTTGAAAGCATTACGACGCTACAGAAGGCGTTTTGGCGTTGAGGCGCTACTTCATCGACAGCTGAAAGAGCGACGCTTGTTGGCTACTGACGGAGCATCCCAGCAG GCTCACACAACACGCTCCAGTCAACGATGTCTGGCCTTTGTTGATGAAATACGCTGTTCTAACACTAGCCTCCCCATGACAAGACATTGCTTGTCAC ATATCTGCCAAGACAGCAATCAGGTTCTGTTCAGACTGTGTGCAGGTTCTGAAGAAGTCCCTTGTAACAAACCACAACCAGTCAGCCTTTCTGAAGAGCCAAGATGTCCTCTTCATTATAGGTTGCCTTCTCCAATGTACAAGTCTGAACCAGTTCTGACTGTTCCGGTGCAAATGGATGTAGCTCCTGTGGAGCTGTACATGAGCGCTGCTGAGTTGCAGCCCACTGAAAATTTACCACTGGAATTCAGTGAT GACCTTGATGTTGTTGGGGATGGTATGCAATGCCCACCCTCTCCGCTTCTTTTTGACCCCTCTGCTGACCTTGCTGTGAAGGATATTTCAAGGGCACCACTTGACATACTTGCTGAAGAATCTCAAAGGACCCCTGGAAACCAGTCTCTCCTGACAGCACAGTCTCTGGAACGTTCAGGACAG AGTCATATGCAGACAGATGGGGCATCCTCTTTGTTGCTTGCAGACCGTTCCAGTGACCACCTGTTATCGCCAGTGTTTTCTACACCTAATGGAAATGTGGACTCTTCCTCATTCACTTAG
- the KANSL2 gene encoding KAT8 regulatory NSL complex subunit 2 isoform X2 has protein sequence MNRIRIHVLPTSRGRLTPVSRTQEPLSCSFAHRPCTQARLEGYEFCIKHILEDKQAPFKQCSYVSTKNGRRCSNAAPKPEKKDGISYCAEHARRNALAIQAQMKKSNPGPTSESLLYQLSAYSRSELGTQAQDNSRSEASRILDEDSLSDSEQDTVTVDQTWRGDLDSEADSLDSDQEDPLKHAGVYTAEEVTLIMREKLIRLQSLYIDQFKRLQHLLKEKKRNYLHSLKAENETIGSSLLTGPEGLSSKERETLRKLKALRRYRRRFGVEALLHRQLKERRLLATDGASQQAHTTRSSQRCLAFVDEIRCSNTSLPMTRHCLSHICQDSNQVLFRLCAGSEEVPCNKPQPVSLSEEPRCPLHYRLPSPMYKSEPVLTVPVQMDVAPVELYMSAAELQPTENLPLEFSDDISRAPLDILAEESQRTPGNQSLLTAQSLERSGQSHMQTDGASSLLLADRSSDHLLSPVFSTPNGNVDSSSFT, from the exons ATGAATAGGATACGGATCCATGTTTTGCCCACAAGCAGGGGCCGATTGACCCCTGTCTCCAGAACTCAGGAACCTTTGTCTTGCTCATTTGCACACCGACCATGCACTCAGGCCAGGTTGGAGGGCTATGAATTCTGCATCAAACACATTCTTGAAGACAAACAAGCCCCTTTCAAACAGTGTAGCTATGTTTCCACCAAGAATGGTCGTCGCTGTTCCAATGCTGCTCCTAAGCCTGAGAAAAAGGATGG AATATCCTACTGTGCAGAGCATGCACGCAGGAATGCATTGGCCATTCAGGCCCAAATGAAAAAGTCCAATCCTGGACCAACCAGTGAGTCTCTCTTATACCAGTTAAGTGCTTATTCTCGTAGTGAACTTGGTACACAGGCACAGGACAACAGCAGAAGTGAGGCCAGCAGGATTCTTG ATGAAGACAGCCTAAGTGACAGTGAACAGGACACTGTAACAGTAGACCAGACGTGGAGGGGGGATCTAGACAGTGAAGCTGACAGTCTGGACAGTGATCAGGAAGACCCTCTGAA GCATGCTGGGGTATATACAGCTGAAGAAGTGACTCTTATAATGCGTGAGAAGTTAATTCGTCTTCAGTCTTTGTATATCGACCAATTCAAGCGGTTGCAGCAtttacttaaagaaaaaaaacggaATTACTTGCACAGTTTGAAAGCTGAAAATGAAACTATTG GGAGCAGCCTTCTTACTGGTCCAGAGGGTCTTTCTTCTAAAGAACGTGAGACGCTTAGAAAGTTGAAAGCATTACGACGCTACAGAAGGCGTTTTGGCGTTGAGGCGCTACTTCATCGACAGCTGAAAGAGCGACGCTTGTTGGCTACTGACGGAGCATCCCAGCAG GCTCACACAACACGCTCCAGTCAACGATGTCTGGCCTTTGTTGATGAAATACGCTGTTCTAACACTAGCCTCCCCATGACAAGACATTGCTTGTCAC ATATCTGCCAAGACAGCAATCAGGTTCTGTTCAGACTGTGTGCAGGTTCTGAAGAAGTCCCTTGTAACAAACCACAACCAGTCAGCCTTTCTGAAGAGCCAAGATGTCCTCTTCATTATAGGTTGCCTTCTCCAATGTACAAGTCTGAACCAGTTCTGACTGTTCCGGTGCAAATGGATGTAGCTCCTGTGGAGCTGTACATGAGCGCTGCTGAGTTGCAGCCCACTGAAAATTTACCACTGGAATTCAGTGAT GATATTTCAAGGGCACCACTTGACATACTTGCTGAAGAATCTCAAAGGACCCCTGGAAACCAGTCTCTCCTGACAGCACAGTCTCTGGAACGTTCAGGACAG AGTCATATGCAGACAGATGGGGCATCCTCTTTGTTGCTTGCAGACCGTTCCAGTGACCACCTGTTATCGCCAGTGTTTTCTACACCTAATGGAAATGTGGACTCTTCCTCATTCACTTAG